Proteins found in one Legionella pneumophila subsp. pascullei genomic segment:
- the kdsC gene encoding 3-deoxy-manno-octulosonate-8-phosphatase KdsC produces the protein MNDLLEKAKKIKCLICDVDGVLSDGLLHIDNHGNELKSFHVQDGMGLKLLMAAGIQVAIITTAQNTVVDHRMEQLGITHYYKGQVDKRNAYQHLKKTLGLNDEEFAYIGDDLPDLPLIQQVGLGVAVSNAVPQVLEFADWRTERTGGRGAVRELCDLILNAQNKAELAITGYLKQ, from the coding sequence ATGAACGACTTATTGGAAAAAGCGAAAAAAATTAAATGTCTTATTTGTGATGTCGATGGTGTGCTCAGTGATGGTCTTCTTCACATTGATAATCACGGTAATGAACTGAAATCATTCCATGTACAAGATGGAATGGGATTAAAATTATTAATGGCTGCCGGGATACAAGTCGCAATCATTACCACTGCACAAAACACTGTGGTTGACCATCGAATGGAGCAATTAGGTATAACTCATTATTATAAAGGTCAGGTTGATAAACGTAACGCTTACCAACATCTAAAAAAAACATTAGGCCTCAATGATGAAGAGTTCGCCTATATTGGTGATGATTTGCCTGACTTACCTTTAATACAACAAGTGGGATTAGGTGTTGCGGTGAGTAATGCCGTGCCTCAGGTTCTCGAATTTGCGGATTGGAGGACAGAGCGAACTGGTGGTCGAGGTGCGGTTCGTGAATTATGTGACTTAATTCTTAACGCACAAAATAAAGCAGAATTAGCAATCACAGGCTATTTAAAACAATGA
- a CDS encoding KpsF/GutQ family sugar-phosphate isomerase, giving the protein MNFCTLGLAVIETEAQAVFELTQRIDERFEKACELLLSCKGRIVVTGMGKSGHIANKLASTFSSTGSPAFFMHPGEASHGDLGMITRQDIVVAISNSGNTHEIVTLLPLLKRLEVPLIALTGNKQSTLAKSADINIDVSIKQEACPLGLAPTTSTTVSLVMGDALAISLLQARGFSAEDFALSHPGGTLGKKLLLRIDDLCHTGEQLPLANENATVSDALIEVTNKKLGMTCVVDKHGYLVGVYTDGDIRRTLTRQFNINTTLIKDVMTKNCRTIPKGMLAAEALAIMQKYSITSLVVVENDNRPYAVLHLHDLLKAGVF; this is encoded by the coding sequence ATGAACTTTTGCACACTTGGACTAGCAGTTATTGAAACTGAAGCACAAGCTGTATTTGAGCTAACTCAACGAATTGATGAACGTTTTGAAAAAGCTTGTGAATTACTCTTATCATGCAAAGGGCGCATTGTCGTCACAGGCATGGGGAAATCTGGCCACATAGCTAATAAACTGGCGTCTACTTTTTCCAGCACTGGCAGCCCTGCTTTTTTTATGCATCCTGGGGAGGCAAGTCATGGAGACTTAGGCATGATAACCCGTCAGGATATAGTTGTTGCCATTTCCAATTCGGGTAATACCCATGAAATAGTTACGTTGCTTCCATTATTAAAAAGGCTTGAAGTACCCTTAATTGCATTGACCGGTAATAAACAATCAACTCTGGCTAAATCGGCCGATATCAATATAGATGTCAGTATTAAACAAGAGGCCTGCCCACTAGGTCTTGCTCCAACAACCAGCACTACTGTATCGCTGGTTATGGGAGATGCATTGGCTATATCTCTTTTACAAGCACGGGGATTTAGCGCAGAAGATTTCGCCCTTTCCCATCCAGGAGGAACACTTGGCAAAAAGCTCTTGCTAAGAATAGATGATTTATGTCATACAGGAGAGCAACTTCCATTAGCGAATGAAAACGCCACAGTGAGTGACGCTTTAATTGAAGTCACGAATAAAAAACTGGGAATGACTTGTGTTGTAGACAAGCATGGCTATTTAGTGGGTGTATATACTGATGGAGATATACGTCGAACATTGACACGTCAATTTAATATCAACACCACTTTAATTAAGGACGTCATGACTAAAAACTGCAGAACCATTCCTAAAGGCATGTTGGCTGCCGAAGCTTTAGCAATCATGCAAAAATATAGCATCACATCCCTGGTGGTAGTTGAAAATGATAATAGACCTTATGCGGTACTCCATTTACATGACTTGCTAAAAGCAGGTGTTTTTTAA
- a CDS encoding ABC transporter ATP-binding protein — protein MPDNWVEIKNLFFSLDDRCIFDGIDMVVKQGKITAIMGPSGSGKTTLLRLIGAQLTPDSGQIYVNGQNIHQLSRKALYETRRNMGLLFQSSALFTHLSVFENVAFPLREHTELNASMIRNIVLMKLEAVGLRGAAHLMPAQLSGGMCRRVALARTIALDPVLMMYDEPFTGQDPISMGVLVRLIQRLNQLLHTTTIIVSHDVEETCSIADYIYLISGGKIIGQGTPEELKRSIEPQIRQFMHGEADGVVPFHYPAKPYTEELLNA, from the coding sequence ATGCCTGATAATTGGGTTGAAATAAAAAATCTATTCTTTAGCCTTGATGATCGCTGCATTTTTGATGGCATTGATATGGTAGTGAAACAAGGCAAGATTACCGCTATTATGGGACCCAGTGGTTCTGGAAAGACTACTTTACTGCGGTTAATTGGTGCGCAATTAACGCCTGATAGTGGCCAAATTTATGTCAATGGCCAGAATATCCATCAATTATCCCGCAAAGCGCTTTATGAAACCAGGCGAAACATGGGATTGCTTTTTCAAAGTAGTGCCTTATTTACTCATCTTTCAGTATTTGAAAATGTTGCTTTTCCACTAAGAGAACATACTGAATTAAATGCATCCATGATAAGAAACATTGTATTAATGAAACTAGAAGCCGTTGGTTTGCGTGGAGCTGCGCATCTAATGCCTGCTCAATTATCCGGGGGGATGTGCAGGCGAGTTGCATTAGCCAGAACCATTGCCCTTGACCCTGTGTTAATGATGTATGATGAGCCTTTTACGGGGCAAGACCCAATTTCTATGGGAGTATTGGTCAGGTTAATACAACGATTGAATCAATTATTGCATACTACTACTATTATCGTATCTCATGATGTTGAAGAAACGTGTTCAATAGCAGATTACATCTACTTAATATCAGGAGGTAAGATTATAGGTCAAGGTACGCCGGAAGAATTAAAGCGATCTATTGAACCTCAGATAAGACAGTTTATGCATGGAGAAGCGGATGGGGTAGTTCCATTCCATTATCCGGCGAAGCCGTATACAGAGGAGTTATTAAATGCTTGA
- the mlaE gene encoding lipid asymmetry maintenance ABC transporter permease subunit MlaE has protein sequence MLDTIARLGNRGVRALQGIGSSGLFLFSMLFRKPNVLRLWPLVRYQLYFIGVLSCLIIVVSALFIGMVVGLQGYNTLQKFGASSQLGQLLALSVARELGPVISALLFAGRAGSALTAEIGLMKATEQLSSMDMMGVDPLGRVVYPRFVAGFIALPILALIFSAVAIYGGYFIGVYWLGVDAGSFWSNMQAAVNFRIDILSGIIKSLVFAFVVTWISVFQGFECVPTAEGISHATTKTVVYSSLAVLGLDFLLTAMMIGDW, from the coding sequence ATGCTTGATACAATCGCGCGCTTGGGTAATCGAGGTGTACGAGCCTTACAAGGTATTGGCAGTTCAGGACTGTTTTTATTTTCTATGTTGTTTAGAAAGCCTAATGTTTTGAGGTTATGGCCATTAGTACGTTATCAGCTTTATTTTATCGGTGTATTGTCTTGTTTAATTATTGTGGTATCAGCCTTGTTTATTGGTATGGTAGTAGGGCTTCAGGGGTATAATACGTTACAAAAATTTGGTGCTTCAAGTCAATTAGGCCAATTATTAGCTTTAAGCGTCGCCAGAGAATTAGGACCTGTAATCAGCGCTCTATTGTTTGCAGGGCGTGCTGGGTCGGCTCTTACAGCTGAAATTGGCTTAATGAAAGCAACAGAGCAGTTATCCAGTATGGATATGATGGGAGTGGATCCTTTAGGAAGAGTGGTTTATCCGCGTTTTGTAGCAGGATTTATAGCGTTACCTATACTTGCTTTGATTTTTTCTGCAGTAGCTATATATGGTGGTTATTTTATTGGTGTTTACTGGTTAGGTGTGGATGCAGGGAGTTTTTGGTCTAATATGCAAGCTGCAGTAAATTTTCGTATAGATATCTTAAGCGGGATTATAAAAAGCTTGGTTTTCGCATTTGTGGTCACCTGGATTTCTGTATTCCAAGGTTTTGAGTGTGTGCCAACAGCTGAAGGCATCAGTCATGCTACAACTAAAACTGTAGTATACTCATCGCTTGCTGTATTAGGTCTTGATTTCTTGTTGACTGCAATGATGATTGGAGATTGGTAA
- the mlaD gene encoding outer membrane lipid asymmetry maintenance protein MlaD translates to MKKQRYVDISVGIFMLLGLLALLVMAMKVSNITDFMSDKTYRVTADFTDIGGLKVRAPVTVAGVRIGEVSRIELQPGELNARVTMTLNSDKKIPYEDASARILTEGLLGSNYISIVPGFDEDGDKEHPYLRDGDTIAKTQEAIILENLIGQLLFNIKK, encoded by the coding sequence ATGAAAAAGCAACGTTATGTGGACATTAGTGTAGGAATCTTTATGTTGCTTGGGCTGCTTGCATTATTAGTAATGGCGATGAAAGTGAGTAACATTACTGATTTTATGTCCGATAAAACCTACCGTGTCACAGCAGATTTTACTGATATCGGTGGTTTAAAAGTGCGAGCTCCAGTGACCGTTGCGGGTGTTCGTATTGGTGAGGTCAGTCGAATTGAGTTACAGCCAGGTGAGCTCAATGCAAGAGTGACTATGACTTTGAATAGTGATAAAAAGATTCCTTATGAGGATGCGTCTGCACGAATTTTGACCGAAGGCTTGCTTGGTTCGAATTATATTAGTATTGTTCCCGGTTTTGACGAGGACGGTGACAAAGAGCATCCCTATTTACGTGATGGAGATACCATTGCAAAGACTCAGGAAGCAATTATTCTTGAAAATCTTATAGGCCAATTATTATTTAATATAAAAAAATAG
- a CDS encoding phospholipid-binding protein MlaC, whose translation MRVFKTILFVVLTTLSQAMVAQTSPIPMLERAANQIISVLKENKARLKSNPEIIYKAVEENLVPNVDVAGMSRSVLGRQAWSKATEAERIQFSKAFTRLVIRTYSSPLAQYSDETVQFLPLRGSLNSRFIRVNSVIVRSAGQNIPLSYSLVSKNGKWKIYDISVEGVSLLQSFRSQFAQALQHSSISQVIKEMQQKQIKKAS comes from the coding sequence ATGAGAGTTTTTAAAACAATTTTATTCGTTGTATTGACGACATTATCTCAAGCAATGGTTGCTCAAACCTCTCCTATTCCTATGTTAGAACGTGCTGCTAATCAAATTATTTCTGTTCTTAAAGAAAATAAAGCACGTTTGAAAAGTAATCCTGAGATTATTTACAAAGCAGTTGAGGAGAATCTAGTACCTAACGTTGATGTGGCGGGTATGTCTCGTTCCGTTCTGGGCAGGCAAGCCTGGAGTAAGGCAACCGAAGCGGAAAGAATTCAGTTCTCAAAAGCATTTACTCGCTTGGTGATTCGTACTTATTCCAGCCCATTGGCCCAATATTCCGATGAAACAGTGCAGTTTTTACCCTTACGTGGTTCTTTAAATAGCCGGTTTATTCGTGTAAATAGCGTGATTGTGCGCTCTGCGGGGCAAAACATACCATTGAGTTATAGTCTTGTATCCAAGAATGGGAAATGGAAAATTTATGATATCAGTGTTGAGGGTGTTAGTTTGTTGCAAAGTTTTAGATCGCAATTTGCACAGGCACTGCAACATTCAAGTATCAGTCAAGTGATTAAGGAAATGCAACAAAAACAAATTAAGAAGGCTTCCTGA
- a CDS encoding lipid asymmetry maintenance protein MlaB, translating into MEINNFKPGAELTFKSVVSVRDKLYKALMDDTREKFCLDLSEVTHCDSAGLALIIEARKLCKQSNKVFEVIGISPETQSLAEFCGVKTILQTS; encoded by the coding sequence GTGGAAATTAATAACTTTAAACCTGGCGCTGAGCTTACATTTAAATCAGTGGTATCGGTTCGTGACAAGCTTTATAAAGCTTTAATGGACGATACCAGAGAAAAATTTTGCCTTGATTTAAGCGAGGTGACTCATTGCGATAGTGCTGGGCTTGCTTTAATTATTGAAGCTAGAAAATTATGTAAACAAAGTAATAAGGTTTTTGAAGTAATAGGAATATCTCCTGAAACTCAATCCCTGGCTGAATTCTGTGGAGTGAAAACTATTTTACAAACATCTTGA
- a CDS encoding BolA family protein gives MLSNEEIEQRLNEIDDVFYVKVEGDGYQYQVTVVTDIFLNKSKVARQQWVYAQLKDFITTGRLHAISMKTWTKEEWGKQHG, from the coding sequence ATGTTAAGTAATGAAGAAATTGAACAAAGACTTAATGAAATTGACGATGTATTTTATGTCAAGGTAGAAGGGGATGGTTATCAATATCAGGTAACTGTAGTGACCGATATCTTTCTTAATAAGTCTAAAGTAGCGAGACAGCAATGGGTTTATGCCCAGCTTAAAGACTTTATTACCACCGGTAGGCTTCATGCTATCAGTATGAAGACATGGACAAAAGAAGAATGGGGGAAGCAACATGGATAA
- the murA gene encoding UDP-N-acetylglucosamine 1-carboxyvinyltransferase, whose product MDKLLINGGKALHGEVVISGAKNAALPIMAASLLASDHVTISNVPHLKDITTMMELLGQLGAHLIVDEKMNVQVDSSQVNEFVAPYDLVKTMRASILVLGPMLARFGKADVSLPGGCAIGTRPVDLHLKALRAMGADITVKNGYINARCKKGRLQGKRLMFDTVTVTGTENVLMAAVLAEGITTIKNAAREPEVVDLANFLIQMGAKIRGAGTSTIEVEGVESLNGGTYSVMSDRIEAGTYLAAGALTRGQVTVKKVRPDTLLSQLCKFEEAGAELTIGEDWVSLNMHNKRPEAVNISTAPYPAFATDMQAQFMAMNSVAEGSSTIVETIFENRFMHVQELQRMGANIQLNGNTAIVHGVEKLTGAPVMATDLRASASLILAGLVAEGETVVERIYHVDRGYERIEEKLSLLGADIKRVSDR is encoded by the coding sequence ATGGATAAATTATTGATTAATGGTGGTAAAGCATTACACGGTGAAGTAGTCATTTCAGGAGCAAAAAACGCTGCTCTTCCAATCATGGCTGCCAGTCTATTAGCCAGTGATCATGTCACCATATCTAATGTACCTCATCTTAAAGACATCACCACCATGATGGAACTGTTAGGCCAATTAGGAGCTCATTTAATTGTTGATGAAAAGATGAATGTTCAGGTTGATTCCAGCCAAGTCAATGAATTTGTCGCTCCTTATGATCTGGTCAAAACAATGCGTGCTTCCATTTTGGTATTAGGCCCAATGCTGGCTCGCTTTGGTAAGGCAGATGTTTCTTTACCTGGTGGATGTGCCATTGGAACAAGACCAGTTGACCTGCATTTAAAAGCATTAAGAGCTATGGGGGCTGACATTACTGTTAAAAATGGGTACATTAATGCTCGTTGCAAAAAAGGACGTTTGCAAGGTAAACGCTTGATGTTTGACACAGTTACTGTCACAGGAACTGAAAATGTATTAATGGCCGCTGTGTTGGCAGAAGGCATTACGACAATTAAAAATGCTGCGCGTGAACCAGAAGTGGTGGATTTGGCTAATTTTCTGATTCAAATGGGAGCGAAAATAAGAGGCGCAGGTACTTCAACTATTGAAGTGGAAGGTGTTGAGTCATTAAACGGAGGGACTTACTCAGTCATGTCCGATAGAATAGAGGCTGGCACTTATTTGGCTGCTGGGGCACTTACTCGTGGTCAAGTTACAGTTAAGAAAGTACGTCCTGATACTTTATTGTCCCAATTATGTAAATTTGAAGAGGCAGGCGCAGAATTAACTATTGGTGAGGACTGGGTTAGTTTAAATATGCATAACAAGCGTCCTGAAGCGGTTAATATTTCTACCGCCCCTTACCCTGCATTTGCAACGGATATGCAGGCTCAATTTATGGCAATGAATTCTGTAGCAGAAGGTTCTTCAACTATTGTAGAAACTATTTTCGAAAACCGGTTTATGCATGTTCAAGAGTTACAGCGAATGGGAGCTAATATCCAACTTAATGGAAATACAGCCATCGTTCATGGTGTAGAAAAATTAACAGGCGCACCGGTTATGGCTACTGATTTAAGGGCATCAGCCAGTTTGATTCTTGCGGGCCTGGTCGCTGAAGGAGAAACAGTAGTTGAGCGCATTTATCATGTGGATAGAGGTTATGAGCGAATAGAAGAAAAATTATCTCTATTGGGAGCAGACATTAAGAGAGTTTCTGACAGGTGA
- a CDS encoding Nif3-like dinuclear metal center hexameric protein — MITRDELGLFLLDFLNCSQYQDYAPNGIQVEGKENIKRVCTAVSASEDVISQAIERQADALLVHHGYFWRGENPVISGMKRRRIAKLLGYNMNLFAYHLPLDCHPELGNNASLANLLLIDSPEMHKVNNTANLLWSGKLSKSMNSEQFSSFLEHKLGQYPVHIAGNEKMIHYIAWCTGAAQDFIEEAYQLGVDAYLSGEVSERTFYQAMELGIQYFSCGHHATERFGIQSLGVYLANHFDLEHWFIDSPNPI, encoded by the coding sequence GTGATTACAAGAGATGAATTAGGCCTTTTTTTGCTGGATTTCCTGAATTGTTCTCAATACCAGGATTACGCGCCTAATGGAATTCAAGTCGAAGGCAAAGAAAACATCAAACGTGTCTGTACGGCAGTCAGTGCATCAGAGGATGTGATTTCCCAGGCTATTGAGCGGCAAGCTGATGCACTGTTGGTTCACCATGGTTATTTCTGGAGGGGTGAAAACCCGGTTATTTCCGGGATGAAACGTCGTAGAATCGCCAAGCTATTAGGTTATAACATGAATTTGTTTGCTTATCATTTGCCTTTGGATTGTCATCCCGAGTTAGGGAATAATGCCAGCTTGGCGAATTTGCTGTTAATAGATTCCCCTGAGATGCACAAGGTCAATAATACCGCCAATCTGCTTTGGTCTGGAAAATTATCAAAGTCAATGAACAGCGAACAATTTTCCAGTTTTTTAGAACATAAACTTGGTCAGTATCCTGTACATATTGCGGGAAATGAAAAAATGATTCATTACATCGCATGGTGCACAGGTGCAGCCCAAGACTTTATAGAAGAAGCTTATCAACTTGGAGTTGATGCTTATTTAAGCGGTGAGGTTTCTGAACGAACGTTCTATCAGGCTATGGAATTAGGCATACAATATTTTTCCTGTGGTCATCATGCTACGGAGCGTTTCGGTATTCAATCCCTCGGAGTTTATCTTGCAAACCATTTTGATTTGGAACATTGGTTTATAGATAGTCCTAATCCGATTTAA
- a CDS encoding ABC transporter ATP-binding protein — protein sequence MNNIVIKTTELSRQLSGEVLVTLVKEINLEVREGEFLVISGPSGSGKSSLLYLLGLLDRPSKGKIWLNDEEVSTYEEEKLTRLRLTQIGYVFQFHFLLPEFTALENVMLPMQRLGKLSLGEMKDRATKLLTSLGLEDQLSKLPKQLSGGQSQRVAIARALANDPILLLADEPTGNLDTASSTNVQNILKELAHEYGRAVIIVTHDVNFAATADRVIHIVDGKMQV from the coding sequence GTGAACAACATTGTCATAAAAACAACAGAGCTTTCGCGTCAACTATCAGGTGAAGTTCTAGTCACTTTAGTCAAGGAGATAAATCTCGAAGTCAGAGAAGGTGAGTTTTTAGTAATTTCTGGCCCCTCAGGTTCTGGCAAATCGTCACTGCTTTATTTGCTAGGCTTGCTTGATAGACCTTCTAAAGGAAAAATTTGGCTCAATGATGAAGAGGTTTCAACTTATGAGGAAGAAAAACTGACCAGGTTGCGCTTAACTCAAATTGGTTATGTCTTTCAATTCCATTTTCTATTACCTGAATTTACAGCCCTGGAGAATGTGATGTTGCCTATGCAACGTTTAGGAAAACTAAGTCTGGGGGAAATGAAAGACCGGGCTACCAAACTTTTAACCAGCTTAGGGTTAGAAGATCAATTATCAAAATTACCTAAACAACTCTCCGGAGGGCAAAGTCAGCGCGTCGCTATTGCACGAGCTCTGGCTAATGATCCCATATTGCTCCTGGCAGACGAGCCAACTGGAAATCTTGATACCGCTTCAAGTACCAATGTGCAAAATATACTAAAAGAACTTGCTCATGAATATGGAAGAGCAGTGATCATCGTAACGCATGATGTTAATTTTGCCGCTACAGCAGACAGAGTGATCCATATTGTTGATGGCAAAATGCAAGTATAG
- a CDS encoding ABC transporter permease → MKLFLKIALKHLLARKRQSLVSLMGIVLGVAFFLTISSLMQGSEKDFIRRLVDNSPHITIIDEYRNPRIQPIQQLYKQGAIEIRSVKPLTEPRGIRGYEQTIDNLSLTLPGIVISPVLIGQALISYAGKDYSITLNGMIPEEIKKVSTIENYMLSGSIDDLIVNSDGIVLGSELLRKLSLTKDDNITVTAPNGQIRTFKILGVFRTGRSDFDTNQAFISIKRAQALLNRPNRANNVIIKLPNPYQAYEIAAQIEKEIGYKTISWQEKSEDLLNTLVIRNIIMYSVVSAVLIVAAFGIYNVISTVVMEKHRDIAILKSIGFQKQDIQFIFIIEGFLLGLVGCLLGLPLGSGLMYSLMQVQFKPPGSSELINMPLDWSYLQFAIATAFAMIASIIAAVLPAHKAALVHPVDILRGGGM, encoded by the coding sequence ATGAAGCTATTTTTAAAAATTGCTTTAAAACATTTACTTGCGCGCAAACGACAAAGCCTGGTTTCTTTGATGGGAATTGTATTGGGAGTAGCCTTCTTTTTAACAATTTCGTCACTGATGCAGGGATCTGAAAAAGATTTTATCAGGCGCTTAGTGGATAATTCACCTCATATTACGATTATCGATGAATATCGAAACCCTCGGATACAACCTATTCAACAGCTATACAAACAAGGCGCTATTGAAATTCGCAGTGTAAAACCATTAACAGAACCTCGTGGAATTCGAGGGTATGAACAAACAATAGATAATTTATCGCTTACCCTCCCGGGAATTGTTATTTCTCCTGTCCTAATTGGGCAAGCCTTGATTAGTTATGCGGGCAAAGACTATTCAATCACTTTGAATGGGATGATCCCTGAAGAGATAAAAAAAGTTTCCACTATCGAAAATTATATGCTTTCAGGTTCGATTGATGATCTCATAGTGAATTCCGATGGCATTGTCCTGGGAAGTGAACTCTTGCGTAAATTATCTCTCACAAAAGATGATAACATCACTGTGACAGCACCCAATGGCCAAATACGTACTTTTAAAATTCTTGGTGTATTTCGCACTGGACGTTCAGATTTTGATACCAATCAAGCCTTTATTAGTATTAAACGGGCTCAAGCATTATTAAACCGACCTAACCGCGCTAATAACGTTATTATAAAACTGCCTAACCCCTATCAGGCCTATGAAATTGCTGCTCAAATTGAAAAGGAGATAGGCTATAAAACCATTTCCTGGCAGGAAAAATCGGAAGATTTGCTCAATACACTTGTCATTCGAAATATCATTATGTATAGCGTAGTTAGCGCTGTTTTAATTGTTGCTGCATTTGGAATTTATAATGTTATTTCGACTGTAGTAATGGAAAAGCACAGGGACATTGCCATACTTAAATCAATCGGTTTTCAGAAACAGGATATTCAATTTATTTTTATCATAGAAGGTTTTCTTCTTGGACTTGTTGGATGTTTGTTAGGACTACCTTTGGGAAGTGGACTGATGTACAGCCTCATGCAAGTCCAATTCAAACCACCTGGAAGTTCAGAATTGATTAATATGCCACTCGATTGGAGTTACTTACAATTTGCCATCGCAACAGCTTTTGCGATGATCGCCTCAATCATAGCCGCAGTTCTTCCTGCTCATAAGGCAGCGCTTGTTCATCCAGTTGATATCCTGCGAGGAGGGGGAATGTGA
- a CDS encoding efflux RND transporter periplasmic adaptor subunit, with the protein MKKYLIFAVSGLALIAIMGLISHLWIIGTVKVVHPVYGTAIQAVYATGTVEPTVMMPIAAQNTARLIKLNADEGSEVVKGQILASLEDEHLQQNLKELKEHEKLAKIRYDRNAQLVKKGVISKDEYDRTLSEWQAASAAVRRIQAQISYLQLIAPADGRIIKRDGEVGQLIPANQPVFWLACCAPLRISAEVDEEDIVLVRVGQKVMIRSDAFPNQIFYGHVKSITPKGDPIARSYRVRISFIENNPLLIGMTAETNIIVHEKKNALLLPVSSISENKIWLVQDDGKLTQHTVSIGAKGLKQIEILNGVSINDLVVLKPDHKLKKGQKVRFILVKQEE; encoded by the coding sequence ATGAAAAAATATTTAATTTTTGCAGTCTCAGGCTTAGCCTTAATTGCAATAATGGGGCTTATTAGCCACTTATGGATAATTGGAACGGTCAAGGTTGTACATCCTGTTTATGGAACTGCAATTCAAGCGGTTTATGCCACAGGAACTGTCGAACCAACTGTCATGATGCCAATTGCCGCACAAAACACAGCCCGTCTTATCAAATTGAATGCAGATGAAGGTTCAGAAGTAGTAAAGGGGCAGATATTAGCCAGTCTGGAAGATGAACACTTGCAACAGAACTTAAAGGAACTGAAAGAACATGAAAAATTAGCAAAAATAAGATACGATAGGAATGCTCAATTAGTTAAAAAAGGAGTCATTTCTAAAGATGAATATGATCGCACCTTGTCTGAATGGCAAGCTGCCAGCGCCGCAGTACGCAGGATACAAGCTCAAATCAGTTACTTACAACTGATAGCCCCTGCAGATGGTCGTATCATTAAACGTGACGGTGAAGTTGGGCAACTAATCCCGGCAAATCAACCAGTATTTTGGCTTGCTTGCTGTGCTCCCCTAAGAATTTCAGCTGAAGTCGATGAAGAAGACATTGTATTGGTCCGAGTCGGGCAAAAAGTGATGATCAGATCAGATGCTTTTCCAAATCAAATTTTTTATGGCCACGTAAAAAGTATCACCCCCAAAGGCGATCCAATAGCCAGAAGTTATAGAGTTCGTATTAGCTTCATAGAAAATAATCCTTTATTAATTGGTATGACCGCTGAAACCAATATTATTGTCCATGAAAAGAAAAATGCCTTATTGCTGCCTGTGAGCAGTATTTCTGAAAACAAAATTTGGCTTGTACAGGATGATGGGAAACTCACTCAACATACAGTGAGTATTGGCGCAAAAGGATTGAAACAAATCGAAATTTTAAACGGAGTGAGTATTAATGATCTGGTTGTCTTAAAACCTGATCATAAGCTAAAAAAAGGACAAAAAGTACGTTTCATTCTTGTGAAACAGGAAGAATAA